TGCGGACGCCATCACGCCACTCCCGGTGTGCGCACCGACATCACCACACCGGCTGCATGCGCACGTCAGCCGGTAGCGGCTGACGATGCGGCGTGTGCAGGAACAGGCGCAGGAACGTCAGCCCGTTGGAGACCTTGAGAGCCGCCACCTTGAGTGTGGTGAACAGCCCGCTGCCCTCCGCCTCGGCCTTCCGCATGGCGTCGGTGTTGAGCCACATCTTGTGCATGAGCCCCCAGAACGCCTCGCTCTCGGTGTCGATGGTCTCGGGGAACACCTGCCGGCTGATGAGGTTCGTCAGGGCGATCACGCTGCGATCGTACTCGTCGACGTCGATACCCATGAAGTCGAAGAACGGCTTCCGGCTGTGGTCGCGCACATACATGGTGCAGAAGACGGCCAGCAGGAAGAAGCGGATCCACAGCTTGTTCACCCCTTCGAGGAACTGTGGATTCGAGCGCATGAGCACCGCGAACGCCTCCCCGTGGCGGAACTCGTCGAGGCACCAGTTCTCGAACCACTTGAAGATCGGATGGAACCGCTTGTCCGGCTGCTTCTCGAAGTTGCGATAAATGGTGACGTAGCGCGCGTAGCCGATCTTTTCCGACAGGTACGTGGCGTAGTAGATGAACTTGGGCTGGAAGTACGTGTACTTCTTGGACTTCGTGAGGAAACTCAGATCGACCGCCACGTTGAAATCGTTCAGCGTGTGGTTGATGAAGCCCGCGTGGCGCCCTTCGTCGCGGCTCATGAAGCCGAACAGTTCGCGCACGTCGGGGTTCTTGATGCGCTTCTTGATCTCGGCGTACAGGATGCACCCCGAGAACTCGGCCGTCACCGACGATGTGAGGAACTCGATGAACTGCTCACGCAGCGCCGGGTCCATGTCGGAGAAGTCCTGATCGAACTCGGCGTTGCGCTTGAAGTGATCCTTGTTGGGATCGCGCCGGAACTCCGCCAGAATCTCATCCCACATTTGCCGGTTCTCCGGCGTGATCGTGAGCGCGTCGATTTCGGCGAAGTTGGTGGTGTAGAAGCGCGGATTGAGGATGGCGTCCTGTTGGGCCGCCTTCGTCGTGTCGTTCACCGGCTTCATCGCGCGGA
The DNA window shown above is from Gemmatimonas sp. and carries:
- the acsF gene encoding magnesium-protoporphyrin IX monomethyl ester (oxidative) cyclase, producing MKPVNDTTKAAQQDAILNPRFYTTNFAEIDALTITPENRQMWDEILAEFRRDPNKDHFKRNAEFDQDFSDMDPALREQFIEFLTSSVTAEFSGCILYAEIKKRIKNPDVRELFGFMSRDEGRHAGFINHTLNDFNVAVDLSFLTKSKKYTYFQPKFIYYATYLSEKIGYARYVTIYRNFEKQPDKRFHPIFKWFENWCLDEFRHGEAFAVLMRSNPQFLEGVNKLWIRFFLLAVFCTMYVRDHSRKPFFDFMGIDVDEYDRSVIALTNLISRQVFPETIDTESEAFWGLMHKMWLNTDAMRKAEAEGSGLFTTLKVAALKVSNGLTFLRLFLHTPHRQPLPADVRMQPVW